The Apteryx mantelli isolate bAptMan1 chromosome Z, bAptMan1.hap1, whole genome shotgun sequence genome has a segment encoding these proteins:
- the F2RL1 gene encoding proteinase-activated receptor 2 isoform X1, which translates to MAGRRGLCLLLRRLLLCALLGAATPAERNGTSKSKGRSFIGQIVPNTSNASGGSYEVDDFAAKALTGKLTTVFLPMVFIIVFVIGLPSNAMALWVFFFRTKKKHPAVIYMANLALADLLFVVWFPLKISYHVNGNNWLFGEGLCKVLVAFFYGNMYCSILFMTCLSVQRYWVIVNPIVHSRKKSEIALGISLAIWILILLGTIPLYLVNQTTYISHLNITTCHDVLPENVLAHDLFSYFLSLAIGLFLFPALLTAVAYILMIKTLNASISDINTGKKRKRAIKLIITVLSMYLICFTPSNVLLVVHYLLLKTHGQSYLYVSYITALCLSTLNSCIDPFIYYYISKDFRDNLKNALLCRTVRTTRRMQVSLSSSRYLKKSSSYSSNSNGTTKSTY; encoded by the coding sequence agaGAAATGGAACCAGCAAATCAAAAGGAAGAAGTTTCATTGGCCAAATAGTTCCAAATACAAGTAATGCCTCTGGAGGGTCATATGAAGTGGATGACTTTGCAGCAAAAGCCCTTACAGGAAAGCTGACTACAGTTTTTCTTCCCATGGTCTTTATCATTGTCTTTGTCATTGGTTTGCCAAGCAATGCCATGGCTCTCTGGgtcttttttttcagaacaaagaAGAAACATCCTGCTGTGATTTATATGGCTAACCTGGCATTGGCAGACCTTCTCTTTGTTGTCTGGTTCCCACTGAAGATTTCATACCATGTAAATGGCAATAATTGGCTATTTGGTGAAGGACTTTGCAAAGTACTTGTTGCATTTTTCTATGGAAATATGTACTGCTCCATTCTTTTTATGACGTGTCTCAGTGTGCAACGGTATTGGGTCATAGTGAACCCCATAGTGCATtcaagaaagaaatctgaaattgCATTGGGCATCTCCCTTGCTATCTGGATACTGATTTTGTTGGGCACCATTCCATTGTATCTTGTTAATCAGACTACTTATATTTCGCATCTCAACATCACCACCTGCCATGATGTGTTGCCTGAAAATGTTCTGGCTCATGACCTGTTCAGTTACTTCCTCTCACTTGCAATTGGACTCTTCTTATTcccagctctcctcactgctgttgCTTACATACTAATGATAAAGACTCTGAATGCTTCCATTTCAGACATAAACACTGGAAAGAAACGAAAAAGAGCAATCAAGCTTATTATTACTGTCCTATCCATGTATCTCATCTGTTTTACCCCTAGCAATGTGCTGCTTGTTGTGCACTATTTACTCCTGAAAACCCATGGCCAGAGTTATTTGTATGTGTCATACATAACTGCACTGTGTCTTTCTACTCTGAACAGCTGCATTGATCCATTCATCTATTACTATATTTCAAAAGACTTCAGAGACAACCTTAAAAATGCTCTTCTTTGCCGAACCGTGCGAACAACACGGAGGATGCAAGTGTCTCTCTCATCAAGTAGATACCTCAAGAAATCCAGTTCTTACTCTTCAAACTCAAATGGAACAACTAAATCAACCTACTGA
- the F2RL1 gene encoding proteinase-activated receptor 2 isoform X2, with amino-acid sequence MASLCCRSKSQERNGTSKSKGRSFIGQIVPNTSNASGGSYEVDDFAAKALTGKLTTVFLPMVFIIVFVIGLPSNAMALWVFFFRTKKKHPAVIYMANLALADLLFVVWFPLKISYHVNGNNWLFGEGLCKVLVAFFYGNMYCSILFMTCLSVQRYWVIVNPIVHSRKKSEIALGISLAIWILILLGTIPLYLVNQTTYISHLNITTCHDVLPENVLAHDLFSYFLSLAIGLFLFPALLTAVAYILMIKTLNASISDINTGKKRKRAIKLIITVLSMYLICFTPSNVLLVVHYLLLKTHGQSYLYVSYITALCLSTLNSCIDPFIYYYISKDFRDNLKNALLCRTVRTTRRMQVSLSSSRYLKKSSSYSSNSNGTTKSTY; translated from the exons ATGGCGAGTCTGTGCTGCAGATCCAAGAGCCAAG agaGAAATGGAACCAGCAAATCAAAAGGAAGAAGTTTCATTGGCCAAATAGTTCCAAATACAAGTAATGCCTCTGGAGGGTCATATGAAGTGGATGACTTTGCAGCAAAAGCCCTTACAGGAAAGCTGACTACAGTTTTTCTTCCCATGGTCTTTATCATTGTCTTTGTCATTGGTTTGCCAAGCAATGCCATGGCTCTCTGGgtcttttttttcagaacaaagaAGAAACATCCTGCTGTGATTTATATGGCTAACCTGGCATTGGCAGACCTTCTCTTTGTTGTCTGGTTCCCACTGAAGATTTCATACCATGTAAATGGCAATAATTGGCTATTTGGTGAAGGACTTTGCAAAGTACTTGTTGCATTTTTCTATGGAAATATGTACTGCTCCATTCTTTTTATGACGTGTCTCAGTGTGCAACGGTATTGGGTCATAGTGAACCCCATAGTGCATtcaagaaagaaatctgaaattgCATTGGGCATCTCCCTTGCTATCTGGATACTGATTTTGTTGGGCACCATTCCATTGTATCTTGTTAATCAGACTACTTATATTTCGCATCTCAACATCACCACCTGCCATGATGTGTTGCCTGAAAATGTTCTGGCTCATGACCTGTTCAGTTACTTCCTCTCACTTGCAATTGGACTCTTCTTATTcccagctctcctcactgctgttgCTTACATACTAATGATAAAGACTCTGAATGCTTCCATTTCAGACATAAACACTGGAAAGAAACGAAAAAGAGCAATCAAGCTTATTATTACTGTCCTATCCATGTATCTCATCTGTTTTACCCCTAGCAATGTGCTGCTTGTTGTGCACTATTTACTCCTGAAAACCCATGGCCAGAGTTATTTGTATGTGTCATACATAACTGCACTGTGTCTTTCTACTCTGAACAGCTGCATTGATCCATTCATCTATTACTATATTTCAAAAGACTTCAGAGACAACCTTAAAAATGCTCTTCTTTGCCGAACCGTGCGAACAACACGGAGGATGCAAGTGTCTCTCTCATCAAGTAGATACCTCAAGAAATCCAGTTCTTACTCTTCAAACTCAAATGGAACAACTAAATCAACCTACTGA